A region from the Oscillospiraceae bacterium genome encodes:
- a CDS encoding NADH-quinone oxidoreductase subunit NuoF, giving the protein MIRSQVLCCTGTGCSSSGSHELAAEMEKQIAAAGLTDEVKVVKTGCFGLCALGPIMIIYPEGTFYSQVKASDVKEIVEEHLLKGRPVKRLIYSEAIEKDRMLSLSDTPFYKKQKRIALRNCGVINPENIDEYIAMDGYLALEKVLTTMKPEEVIKTILDSGLRGRGGAGFPTGRKWQFAAASVSDVKYVCCNADEGDPGAFMDRSVLEGDPHAVLEAMTIAAYAIGGTHGYIYVRAEYPIAVRRLEIAIKQAREYGLLGDNIMGTGFSFEIDIRLGAGAFVCGEETALLTSIEGNRGEPRPRPPFPAIKGLFGKPTMLNNVETYANVAQIILNGSEWFASMGTEKSKGTKVFALGGKITNTGLVEVPMGTTLREIIEDIGGGVPNGKKFKAAQTGGPSGGCIPAQHLDTPIDYENLIAIGSMMGSGGLIVMDEDNCMVDIAKFFLEFTVDESCGKCVPCRIGTKRLYQMLEKITSGQGTLEDLDKMEALCHHIQQNSLCALGQTAPNPVLSTLKYFRNEYIAHVVDKKCPAGVCKALVTYTINDNCKGCTLCARNCPTKAITGAIKEKHVIDQTKCVKCGLCFANCKFGAIEKK; this is encoded by the coding sequence ATGATAAGATCACAGGTTTTATGCTGCACCGGCACCGGTTGTTCCTCTTCCGGCTCACATGAACTGGCCGCAGAAATGGAAAAACAAATCGCAGCCGCAGGGCTTACAGACGAGGTAAAGGTCGTCAAGACCGGCTGCTTCGGTCTCTGCGCACTCGGCCCGATTATGATCATCTACCCCGAGGGTACATTCTACAGCCAGGTAAAAGCCAGCGACGTCAAAGAAATCGTCGAAGAACATCTGCTCAAAGGCAGACCCGTCAAGCGGCTGATTTATTCCGAGGCGATTGAGAAAGACAGAATGCTCTCTCTTTCCGACACGCCGTTTTATAAAAAGCAAAAACGTATCGCGCTGCGCAACTGCGGCGTCATCAACCCCGAAAACATCGACGAATACATCGCGATGGACGGCTATCTGGCGCTCGAAAAAGTTCTGACCACCATGAAGCCCGAAGAAGTCATTAAGACTATTTTGGATTCGGGTCTGCGCGGCAGAGGCGGTGCGGGATTCCCGACCGGCCGCAAATGGCAGTTCGCCGCAGCCAGCGTCAGCGATGTCAAATACGTCTGCTGCAACGCCGACGAAGGCGACCCCGGCGCGTTCATGGACCGTTCGGTTCTCGAAGGCGATCCGCACGCCGTTCTCGAAGCAATGACCATCGCGGCTTATGCGATCGGCGGCACCCACGGATACATATACGTCCGCGCTGAATATCCGATCGCTGTCCGCCGTCTTGAAATCGCCATCAAACAGGCGCGTGAATACGGCTTGCTGGGTGATAATATCATGGGCACCGGTTTCTCGTTCGAAATCGATATCCGTCTCGGCGCAGGCGCATTTGTCTGCGGTGAGGAAACCGCACTGCTGACCTCCATCGAGGGCAACCGCGGTGAGCCGCGTCCGCGTCCGCCGTTCCCGGCCATCAAGGGCCTGTTCGGCAAGCCGACCATGCTCAACAACGTCGAGACCTACGCCAACGTCGCGCAGATCATTCTGAATGGCTCCGAATGGTTTGCCTCGATGGGTACCGAAAAATCCAAGGGCACCAAGGTCTTTGCACTCGGCGGCAAGATCACCAACACCGGCCTCGTCGAAGTCCCGATGGGTACCACCCTTCGTGAAATTATCGAAGACATCGGCGGCGGCGTTCCGAACGGCAAAAAGTTCAAAGCCGCGCAAACCGGCGGTCCGTCCGGCGGCTGCATCCCGGCACAGCATCTCGACACCCCGATCGATTATGAAAATCTGATTGCCATCGGTTCGATGATGGGCTCCGGCGGATTGATCGTCATGGACGAAGACAACTGTATGGTCGACATCGCCAAGTTCTTCCTCGAATTCACGGTTGACGAATCCTGCGGCAAGTGCGTGCCCTGCCGTATCGGCACCAAGCGCCTGTACCAGATGCTCGAAAAGATCACCTCGGGTCAAGGCACACTGGAAGACCTCGACAAGATGGAGGCCCTGTGCCACCACATCCAACAGAATTCCCTGTGTGCACTGGGACAGACCGCTCCGAACCCGGTGCTCTCCACACTTAAATATTTCCGTAATGAATATATCGCCCACGTTGTCGACAAGAAATGTCCGGCCGGCGTCTGCAAAGCGCTCGTGACCTACACGATTAACGACAACTGCAAAGGCTGCACGCTCTGCGCACGCAACTGCCCGACAAAAGCCATCACCGGCGCTATCAAAGAAAAACACGTCATCGACCAGACAAAGTGCGTTAAGTGCGGGCTCTGCTTCGCCAACTGCAAGTTCGGCGCAATCGAGAAGAAATAA
- a CDS encoding (2Fe-2S) ferredoxin domain-containing protein has product MKTLAELAAIRENTKKNIVLREESDDNIRVVVGMATCGIAAGARPVLTAFIDEINNRGLKNITVTQTGCIGVCRLEPIVEVYEPGKEKVTYVKMDADKVAKIVTEHLVNHRPVVEYTIEDALK; this is encoded by the coding sequence ATGAAAACTTTAGCGGAACTTGCCGCAATCCGAGAAAACACCAAAAAGAACATCGTCCTTCGCGAAGAGAGCGACGACAATATCCGGGTCGTCGTCGGTATGGCCACCTGCGGTATCGCCGCCGGCGCCAGACCCGTTCTTACCGCTTTCATCGACGAGATCAACAATCGCGGATTGAAAAATATCACCGTGACCCAGACCGGCTGCATCGGCGTCTGCCGTCTTGAACCGATCGTCGAGGTCTATGAACCCGGCAAAGAGAAGGTCACCTATGTGAAGATGGACGCGGACAAGGTCGCGAAAATCGTCACCGAACATCTTGTCAATCATCGTCCGGTCGTGGAATACACGATTGAAGACGCTTTGAAATGA
- a CDS encoding ATP-binding protein, with protein sequence MKELSLNILDIAQNSVTAGATEIKILVDEQPAENTLRIVIEDNGSGMDQAFLERVTDPFTTTRTTRKVGLGIPLFKQAAEMTGGKFSITSKVGVGTTVTADFIYDSIDRMPIGDMPSTITALLGSKPGIDWIYEHRYGKSTFTFSSREIIRQVGDIDFTQPEITEWIAQYISEQLHNLYGGKV encoded by the coding sequence ATGAAAGAACTCTCGCTTAATATCCTCGACATCGCGCAGAACTCCGTTACAGCCGGTGCGACGGAAATCAAGATTCTCGTCGACGAGCAACCCGCTGAAAACACCCTGCGTATCGTCATCGAAGACAACGGTTCCGGAATGGATCAAGCGTTTTTGGAACGTGTCACCGATCCGTTCACCACGACCCGCACCACGCGTAAAGTGGGCCTCGGCATTCCATTGTTTAAACAGGCGGCTGAGATGACCGGAGGCAAGTTCTCCATCACTTCAAAAGTCGGCGTCGGAACCACGGTCACAGCGGATTTTATCTATGACAGCATTGATCGGATGCCGATCGGCGACATGCCGTCCACCATCACGGCGTTGCTCGGGTCAAAACCCGGAATCGACTGGATATACGAGCACAGATACGGCAAAAGCACTTTCACCTTTTCTTCCCGCGAGATCATTCGGCAGGTCGGTGACATCGATTTCACACAACCCGAGATCACCGAATGGATCGCCCAGTATATCAGCGAACAACTTCATAATTTATATGGGGGGAAAGTTTGA
- a CDS encoding NAD(P)H-dependent oxidoreductase subunit E, with protein MRKTPTTLPFKGTAEQEKRLRDGIAEAKVHGEGTMSVLQRAQEIYGYLPIEVQEIIADALDVSLSEVYGIATFYAQFLLSPKAEIQISVCLGTACYVKGSKLVIEEIQKELGIQCGQSTADGKFSLEATRCIGACGLAPVMMINNDVYGKLTAKEVKGILDKYR; from the coding sequence ATGAGGAAGACACCCACAACGCTGCCGTTCAAGGGCACCGCTGAACAGGAAAAGCGGCTGCGCGACGGCATCGCCGAAGCAAAAGTGCATGGCGAGGGTACCATGTCCGTTCTCCAGCGGGCGCAGGAGATCTACGGTTATCTCCCGATTGAGGTTCAGGAGATCATCGCTGACGCACTGGACGTATCCCTTTCCGAGGTCTACGGAATCGCCACATTCTATGCCCAGTTCCTGCTCTCACCCAAAGCCGAGATCCAGATTTCGGTCTGTCTCGGTACCGCCTGCTATGTCAAAGGCAGTAAACTGGTGATTGAGGAGATCCAAAAGGAACTCGGTATCCAATGCGGGCAATCCACTGCTGACGGGAAATTCTCCCTCGAGGCAACCCGTTGTATCGGCGCCTGCGGCTTGGCTCCGGTCATGATGATCAATAACGATGTCTACGGCAAGTTGACCGCTAAGGAAGTCAAGGGCATTCTCGATAAATACAGATAA
- a CDS encoding phosphoesterase gives MNYDLHIHSCLSPCGDEDMTPNNIVNMAALCGLDVIALCDHNSCGNCAAAIQVAAKNYPDMMVLPGMELETAEEVHVVCLFADLDDALAFEKSVKAARIPIENRPDIYGRQVLRDENDEIAGFEPQLLVTATSISIDDVPALVEKYNGAAIPAHVDRDSNSVLSNLGFLTPEMGFRTIEVSKKLFGQKRGEFLEKNRLMRYNVLLDSDAHYLEDIGSAGGTTDAVFSTKKQLIALLRTTGF, from the coding sequence ATGAACTACGACCTTCACATCCATTCCTGCCTTTCGCCCTGCGGCGACGAGGACATGACGCCGAACAACATCGTCAATATGGCGGCGCTGTGCGGTCTGGATGTGATCGCTCTTTGTGACCATAACTCCTGCGGAAACTGCGCTGCGGCGATTCAAGTTGCGGCGAAAAATTATCCCGATATGATGGTTCTTCCCGGCATGGAACTCGAGACCGCCGAGGAGGTTCATGTGGTGTGCCTTTTTGCGGATTTGGACGATGCGCTCGCGTTTGAAAAATCCGTCAAAGCAGCGCGCATTCCCATCGAAAACCGCCCCGACATCTACGGGCGTCAGGTGCTGCGCGATGAAAACGACGAGATCGCCGGATTCGAGCCGCAGCTGCTCGTCACCGCCACTTCCATTTCCATCGACGACGTTCCCGCGCTGGTTGAAAAATACAACGGGGCGGCGATTCCGGCACACGTCGACCGCGACAGCAATTCGGTCCTTTCCAACCTCGGATTTTTGACGCCGGAGATGGGATTTCGAACCATTGAGGTTTCCAAAAAACTTTTTGGTCAAAAAAGGGGGGAATTCCTTGAAAAAAATCGTCTGATGCGCTATAATGTTTTGTTGGATTCCGATGCGCACTATTTGGAAGATATCGGGTCCGCGGGCGGCACAACCGACGCCGTGTTTTCGACCAAAAAGCAGCTGATTGCGCTGTTGCGCACCACCGGTTTTTAA
- a CDS encoding DRTGG domain-containing protein — MTTKLTTSAYIQALGLETVCAGEDRVISGCYIGDLLSWVMGRASAGQVWLTVMSNTNVAAVASMTDVSCVVLCESAKADPELIERAKKLGLPILRTDKSAYDMAVETHELLK, encoded by the coding sequence ATGACGACTAAACTGACGACTTCCGCGTATATTCAAGCGCTCGGTCTTGAGACCGTGTGCGCCGGAGAAGACCGCGTGATTTCCGGCTGTTATATCGGCGATCTGCTGAGCTGGGTTATGGGACGGGCAAGCGCCGGACAGGTCTGGCTGACGGTCATGTCCAACACCAACGTCGCCGCCGTCGCCTCGATGACCGACGTGTCCTGCGTGGTGCTTTGTGAAAGCGCCAAAGCCGATCCCGAGTTGATAGAACGGGCCAAAAAGTTGGGGCTGCCGATTTTGCGAACCGATAAATCCGCCTATGACATGGCGGTCGAGACCCACGAACTATTGAAATAA